GAAGACCTTTCAATACTCACCAATGTCCTTTGTCTAGCACTaatgaaaccaaaagaaagaaaggaagccaTCATGGATGCAAACTAAAAGATCAAATGCCATTCGATCATAGTAGGAACCAAAAAGATCCAGCAAAAGCAAATGAAAGACACAATTCAAGTGAATGCTAGCAAGGTTTTAGTTGAAACAAGCAAGCTCAAACACGGGGGCAAGGACACAATATCGTCGAAATTGCCAAGTGTGAAAGAACGTGACTTGGACAAGCACAAGTATCTCAGTGTTAGACAAAGGACTCAATAATTACACAAAATGTACTAGAAGCTGTATTACTGCATTAACATGGGTCTTTCTTTTTAGGATAAATGACTACGTAAAAGGTTTAATCTGCACAAGTATAAAAACTAAGGAATTGTACACATGTAAAGAGAAGTATCTTAAAACAATGTAGCCCTATATGGAATAAGGGAAATGATATAATGTTCGTCTTGCATGGCAAAATCATGCTATTAACCTGCTTTCATTCTCTCACAGCTGAAAGGGGTATGGTGTCTCAGATTGAATCAGTGTCTGATCATGAAGCACTCGATGATTGCTTCTTGCATAGCAATGCAAGAGAAACAGCTCTTCACCCTATCTACATGAggataaagaaaaataataacaTAATATTAGCCCAAACAGGTAAATGAACGTGTCCAATATATGTCTGACATGGCATttcttttagggcatgtttgggttGGGGGTAAACTAGGAGAAGTAAACACTTACCCTCGATTTGACATTTCCTCCGTTTGGATTACACAAAAAGAGAAGGAAACTCATTTGATTTGCTTTTAAGCGaggtaaacctttttttttttgcaaaaagttTGATGGTGGGAATAGAAGTCTCCCACTGATGTGACGTTTTGAATGGCAAAAGTGGAGGGAAAAGAGGTTTCCCACAAAAATATTGCAACCTCTTCGAAAATTGCAAACCAAACAATGAGCACTTTCCTTCACAATTTCTCTAGGAAAACAAACATGCACAAACAGTTTGCTTCCCCTAGCGCTGATGTCAGTTTGCATTCCACTTATGTCACAAGTTTGATTTCCCTTACATTCCCCTAATTTAcaaccaatccaaacaggcatcCTTACCCAGGTGCAACAGAATTAGCAAACCCAAAGCAAGAACCTGATCTTAACATAGGCTGAAAGGAGAAATAAGTTTTTGGGAAGCAATGTTAAATAAGAAAACGATGATCCAAGTGGTGTAGAGTATGTGACTTTCCCTAGGAATGATCTAATTCCACAAACCTTTCCAACCAGTAGCAATCCCTGGCTTGGAATTGCACTTCGGACTTGTCCTGCTTCATTATCCTAATTGTTTATACTTGTTAACAGTTTGAAATAGAATATTTCCCGCTTCTGCAACAAGATCAGTTGCTGCTTCCCCTCATGCTTCGTGTAATTAAGGGCAGACCACCAAATGGTTGCTGAAACTCAATTTCAACAACAATAATAACAGCAATGATACAAAAACAGCTTTTTTGCATTATGCAGGTCTACAAGGAATTGCTGATGAACTAATGCAGAAGAAGAACCCACAAGGATTAGTTCCATATTTTTGCAGGATAGTACCAAGCCTTTAAAAATTGGAATTTTAGACATATCCATTTGAGTAAGTGGACCTCCACAAGCAATTTTTAAATTTAATCGATTAGATAAGCTGCATGTCCCAAAAGCTGTAGAAGTGTACAAGTTTTCCTATGGACTCCACAGCCTAGTACTCAGCTCTGAGATGGTTAGCATCTCTACCTTCTGCAGGGAGGCGAGTGACGCTACAAATTAAAGGCAAGCCAACAATGGAATCCTGCCTTCTTCATTGTTTATAAGAACTGAGATGCCCAGCCAGCATACCGTGGGTTAgatatcttttcttcttcttttttttttcttctgtccTTTGTTTCTTTATCATGTATGTGATAATTAACAGCCCCATAAGAGGATGAAAGAATTGGCAAAAACTAATATGATATTGGTGTCTACTTAAACTCATTCAACcattcacaaaataataataataataataataattattattattattacgttTACAAAAACTGCTCTAATAAAGTTTTACTCAATAACCATTAAATGTAAGAGGTTTGCTTGAACACATGCCAACGTATTGCAATATGACACAGGAGTTCAGCTGTTGAATCTGGGTCATCTTccaaatccaaaccatttatgtgACAGGTCTCACTTTGTATGGTGGAAAGACAACAAATAAAAGCTCTCAAAAGTATTTTAACCCTTCTATAATTTGGCTATTTGGACATATACACTTACCATAACCTATGTATGATCAATAGGTTGAAATATACAACATGAGAAAAATTTTGGGCATCCCCAACCCAAGAGGAGCCCTATCAAATAAACAGTTGTGTCATTGAAAAGAGGCCCAAATGCATGGCTAGAGTCCTGACATATCTTATTGTAATACTTCGGGATGTATTTTCAAAAGGCAAACCTCTATGCATAAATCCACTGGTAAGCTATTACTACATagacacaagaaaaaaaaaaatcagtgttCAGCATGGCAACATAAACTGCAAGGGggggttatatgtttttggatcaagcaattCCTAGCTAAGTCAGTATCACCAACCATGTCAGGAAAAACTACAGAGCCTACAAAATTAAAAGATATTTCCGAGACTAATAAAGAAACGCAACAAGACATACAAGCAATGCTTACAATATCTCAACGCTTGCGAGAATCTAAAACGATTTCTGAGAGCTTTTATTTCCGAAGATAACCTCCCAAACCGATGGCGAGAATGGCCCTCTCCTGTCTAAATGCTCTCTAACTGCCTTCTCGTCAATAGCAAATCCCTTCTCTTTCAATCTCCCAATAACATCCTTCGTTTCTTCCACTCCCTTCTCTCTACAAAACCCGTCAATCAAACCTACAAATGTCACCACATTTGGAGAATGCCCAGCCTCCAACATCTCAATGCAAAATTCAATCGCATCCTCCAATTTTCTCCCTTTACACAGTCCCTGAATCAAAACCTTGTAGCTGAAGGCGTTTGGAGAAATCCCGTTATTCTGCATCTTCCGAAAAATTCTCTTCGAATCTTCGAACCTCGACGCCTGACAGAAACCTTCAACTACAGCGGTGTAAATTACAACTTCTGGGATCGTACCCTTTTCCCGCATCAACCCAAAAAGCTTCATGGCTTCGTGGATCAACCCGTCTTTGCAGAGGCCATCAAGCATTGCAACGGCATTCGGGATGAGGCCTGTTTCCTtcattttcttaaaaatttcaTCCGGATCATGAGGCGATGAATCCGGGGCTGGTGCTTCAGTTTCAGAGATTCCACTCGATGGGCTTTGGGGGGCTTTCTTCAATATCTTGTCACGGTCAATGTCACCATCATACTCAAATTTCTGGAAGAGAAGATCATCGGACTGATCCCCTCTCTTTTCTCCTTTCATGGGTCTGCTGGGCATTTGGGTCGGAGCATTTTGCTGGGCTTTCTCCGTAATTTCatctgcaacatcatcaccaATTTTGAATTTTCGGGTGAAAAGATCACGAGGCCCGTCTCTATTTTCTCCTCTCATGGGTCTTTTGGGTATTGGGGCGGGAAAATCTTGGCGGGTATTTTTCGCCCTTCCCACATCATCGATGCCGCTGCTGCCGGGATCGAATTTTCTGAGGAAAAAATCGTCTAATCGATTGTCTCTTGTCTCTCCTCTCATGGGTCTGTTGGAGAATTGGGTCGAAGTCCTTGGGCGGGTTCCTTTCATATTCTCGACGTCATCATCGCCATCATCGAGATCGAATCGTCGGAGAAGATCTTCGGATGATCGATCATCTGGTTTTTCACCTCTCATGGGTCTGTTTGGGATTGTGCTAAAATGGGTGGAGGGTAAAACTGGAAGAAAAAGATgatgatgggagagagagattaagGTGGACAGGTGGTTGTATGGAAGATGATTAGCAGATTGaggtgaatgagagagagatttcaAAAGAGAATAAAAGAGAAGCCTACTACCCTTTGATTGCATGATGACTGAGTTTACTttccttcctctttcttcttcttcttcaccacaAGGGCATGCGTGGGGGCTTAGGGTTTTGGCAAAAAGACGGAACTAACCTTGGGAAAATGATAAATTTACCACTTCACGACCCATTTACCGGATGATGCCCACCCCATTTTGCctgaccagaataagccccagctgtacggtcGACTTgctaaaggtcgaaaatgcccctgcttttacCTTCAAGTGGATCGgccggtgctcgaagacgagcgctccTCGaactcgagttgtacgaacggttcataAGAGATCAAcaatacgtgggccccacagttatgtatttattatatccacaacgttcatccatattttgagatcatttctgagcattatcccaaaaaaaaaaaaaaccatatccaaagatcaactggaccacaccacaaagagcagcgtgaaaattgattttcaccgttaaaaattttgtagggcccaccataacatttattttccatccaatctattcataaggtcacaaagacctggatgaagaggaaatttttttttataatgatccaaaacttctgtaacccctaaaagggtttcaatggtagacgttcaattccccactgccttttacagtgtggtccacttgatagttagatctgtcttatttttcttctcaagccttactatgagctcgccaaatagatggacagtttggatataacacagacctcatgatgtgacccacaaaagcaacaaaaattcaacagcaaaaaaaaaaaaaaaaaaccagtggcGGTAGTATAAGTATATAAAATTCCCCTGTACATATACATATTCCCTTCAGTTAGATTCATGGTTATTTCCATACatctcacggtcaattcacttaagtttatgGTCACTTccttgcatttcatggttaattccagcgattctgtttagattcacggtcatttttgtgcacttcacggtcaattcccttcacttcacggtcattttcacgcatttcacgttcaattcacttcacttcatggtcattttcatgcatttcatggtcaatttcggcaattccatttagattcatggtcattttcatgcacttcacggtcaattcccttcacttcatggtcatttaacttcacttcacggtcctttccatgcatttcacagtcaattccggcaattccgtttagattcacgatcatttccatatacttcacagtcaattcccttcacttcacggtcatttcaatgcatttcacggtcaattcacttcacttcatggtcatttctatgcatttcacggtcaatttcagcgattccgtttagattcacggtcatttccatgcacttcacggtcaattccctgcacttcacggtcattttcacacatttcacggtcaatttgcttcacttcatggtcatttccattcatttcacagtcatttttggcgattccgtttagattcacagtcattttcgtgcacttcatggtcaattccgttcacttcatggtcattttcatacattttacggtcaattagcttcacttcacggttattttcattcatttcacggtcatttccgacgATTTCATTTAGATTTacggttattttcatgcatttcatggtcaattcccttcacttcatggtcattttcatgcatttcatggtcaatttgattCACTGcacgatcatttccatacatttcacagtcatttccggcaattccgtttaaatccacggtcattttcatgcactttacgatcaattccatccacttcacagtcatttccatgcatttcatggtcaattcgcttcacttaaggtcatttccatgcatttcaaggtcatttccagcgtttccgtttagattcacggccatttccatgcacttcacggtcatttccacgcatttcacggtcaattcgcttcacttcacggccatttccattcatttcacggtcattttcggcgattccgtttagattcacggtcatttccatgcacttcacggtcaattctcatcacttcacggtcattttcacccatttcacggtcaattcacttcacttcacggtcatttccgacgattctgtttagattcacggtcatttccatgtacttcatggttaattcccttcacttcatagtcattttcatgcatttcacggtcaattcgcttcacttcacggtcatttccatgcatttcacggtcatttccggtgatTTCATTTACGGCCTGTTTAATTTTCATCGTTTCACCAGGAAAAGGTAAATACCTTGGAAATGGGTGATTATTACCATTTCACATGTTTGAATATTCATGGGGAATTTCATTtcttggaaaccggttcaaaagtagTAATGGCCATTttaggaccccatcttgatgtatatgatatatctgttccatccatccatcttgtcacaacattttgagatatgagaagaaaaataagttagatccaacactcaactggctcataccaaaagaaataatggccctaggaagtttttaacggtaagtatttaatTGACATTTttttatggcgtggtccacttaagcattggatatgcctcattttttggcttatatcataaatttacttgacataatggatgaacggtatggatacatgatatgcatcatggtgggacccacaaatattttacagTATTTGCCATTTTTACCTCCAAAAAGTAGGCCGTCAAATCAGCTACGGGGAAGATTACGGCAACTAcggagggaaataattattatcaTTTACCAGGGTATTTCCTAgtgaattggaaaatcaaacacgcccttagatttacggtcatttccatgcatttcacagtcaattcccttcacggtcatttccatgcatttcgtggtcaatttgattcactgcacggtcatttccatgcatttcagagtcatttccagcgattccgtttagatccacgatcatttccatgcatttcatggtcaattccattcacttcacggtcatttccatgcattccatggtcaattcgcttcacttcaaggtcatttccatgcatttcatggtcatttttggtgattccgtttagattcacagtcattttcatgcacttcacggtcaatttccttcacttcacggtcatttccatgcattttatggtcattttcggcaattctgtttagattcacggtcatttccatgtacttcacggtcaattcccttcacttcacggtcatttccacgcatttcacgatcatttctatgcatttcatggtcattttcattgattccgtttagattcacggtcatttccatgcacttcacggtcaattcccttcacttcacggtcattttcatgcatttcactgtcaattcgcttcacttcaaggtcatttccatacatttcatggtcatttccggctattccatttagattcacgatcatttccatgcacttcacggtcaattcccttcacttcacggtcatttccatgcatttcacggtcaattcgcttcacttcacggtcatttgcatgcatttcatggtcaattcccttcacttcacggtcatttccatgcatttcacggtcaattcacttcacttcacagtcatttccatgcatttcacgatcattgaCCATGAAATCTAaacgccggaaatgaccgtgaaatgcatggaaatgccgTGAAGTTAAGcgaattaatcgtgaaatgcgtggaaatgaccgtgagtgaagggaattgaccgtgaagtgcatgaaaatgaccgtgaatctaaacggaatcgatgaaaataaccatgaaatgcatggaaatgaccctgaagtgaagcgaattgaccgtgaaatgcgtggaaatgattgtgaagtgaaggcaattgaccgtaaagtgcttGGAAATaatcgtgaatctaaacggaatcaccggaaatgaccgtcaaatgcatggaaatgactatgcagtgaagcgaattgaacgtgaaatgcatcgaaatgatcgtgaagtgaagggaattgaccgtgaaatgcatggaaatgaccgtgaagtgaagtgaattgaccatgaaatgcatggaaatgaccgtgaagtgcatgaaaatgaattgattgtgaattgaaggggaatcgccgatattgacggtgaaatgcatggaattgatcgcgaagtaaatgaaatgaaagaaattgactgcaaactgattgaaattgaccgcgaagtgaatgaaatggattttcaaccattgacctgatggaatcttgaaaaataatcaGGGTGGTTGTCTAAAGTAGCTTCTCATAGCCAAAATcttatagggtacgtcaagtaactaattttggtttagaagatattcttattaaataaataaagaaataaatgaagaaaagagagaaaaaaattttatatgcttatatatacatatttatataaatatgtattagagaaaattgtaggtagaataaagttctccatgtattaaaaaaaataataataataataaataaacaaataaatttgCATGGACTTTACGGACTACAGTTAaggctacggctataatccgcagcgatagaaaaaaaaatcagcttctaTACATATTGAATACACtccatatgtatcgaaaattgcataATTTTTTTAGGCAAACTTGCTAGACAGTTCTGAACCCTTTTCGATcatattgaaagaccttcgatacatggcaaaggacatatcgaaaaagcATGGGCTGcggttatggctacagttataatccgtagccataggttacTGGATTTTTTCTAGTTGTATCCCCACCCTTTTtggtgggtccttttatgaggtatgtgttatatccaaactgtccatccattaggCAAACTCGtattaagtcttgagacgaaaaataagacagatttagctatcaagtggaccacactgtaaaaggcagtggaggattgaacgtctaccattgaaacccttttaggggtcgcagaagttttggatcattatgaaatttgtttttcctcttcaatcaggtctttgtgaccttatgaatagattggatggagaataaatgttatagtgggcatacaaaatttttaacggtgaaaatcaattttcccgctgctctttgtggtgtggtccagttgatctttgggtatgattttatttttttgataacgctgaaatgatcttgaaatatgaatgaacgttgtggatacaataaatacataactgtggggcccatgtaactttgatatcttttgaaccgttcgtacaactcgaagatcgaggagcgtcagcgctcgtctacgagcaccagccgatcctcttgcggaaggaaaagcaggggcattttcgacctttgggaagcCGTCCGTACGCATGGGGCTTATTCTtgagaggtaaaaagaagtgggcttgcaaatgtaaatgggccataaatgggtcgtacagttgtaaatttctctttAGGAAAACTAGGAGATGCCATTCCTCTCTCATTTACGCATCTTACGGGTTGCGGCTGGGCCCCACCGTGTGTGTATGGTATCTAAGCCATCCAGATGGACCTACCCATCTTGAAACTTCGACAACCCAAAAATTAGAACCATTATGTGAAGttgaaggtttttgggtggttgtccatCGCCTTCCTAATGGTTGGATAGGCCCTATTTTAACATCTCATTATGGTGATGGGGCTCACTTAATGCATGGGTTGAATGCCATACACACAACACGCTGGGCCCACAATGGCTATAGTGTATACGTGAATAAATAGGTTTGCTTTAAAAGGGAAATACACAAAACAGCAGATGTTCTTTGGTAAGAGCATCTGTCTATCCGCTAGGGACATTTTTGTCCGCAAATAGTTTCCAGAGCCAATAACGCTGTAACTAAAGGGCATGAGAAGACATCTTATATGA
This region of Magnolia sinica isolate HGM2019 chromosome 1, MsV1, whole genome shotgun sequence genomic DNA includes:
- the LOC131218770 gene encoding pentatricopeptide repeat-containing protein At4g38150; this encodes MQSKGSRLLFYSLLKSLSHSPQSANHLPYNHLSTLISLSHHHLFLPVLPSTHFSTIPNRPMRGEKPDDRSSEDLLRRFDLDDGDDDVENMKGTRPRTSTQFSNRPMRGETRDNRLDDFFLRKFDPGSSGIDDVGRAKNTRQDFPAPIPKRPMRGENRDGPRDLFTRKFKIGDDVADEITEKAQQNAPTQMPSRPMKGEKRGDQSDDLLFQKFEYDGDIDRDKILKKAPQSPSSGISETEAPAPDSSPHDPDEIFKKMKETGLIPNAVAMLDGLCKDGLIHEAMKLFGLMREKGTIPEVVIYTAVVEGFCQASRFEDSKRIFRKMQNNGISPNAFSYKVLIQGLCKGRKLEDAIEFCIEMLEAGHSPNVVTFVGLIDGFCREKGVEETKDVIGRLKEKGFAIDEKAVREHLDRRGPFSPSVWEVIFGNKSSQKSF